Proteins from one Bartonella sp. HY328 genomic window:
- a CDS encoding ABC transporter permease, which translates to MAEKQKYKPDNAANPSVTSESQNGVTTITLGGHWTTHTIYLVDKEMRALEKTGTQSAVLSLSNIDGLDTGGAWLIERLAYRLHNNRCQVTIEGAQPGWESLLKSVGAAVPSQDEIKKPNRDNPLIRTVGGLGRVMVSGFSDFMMAMNILGATLAGPQGKRADGRTSINFTAIVAQVQKMGVGAIPIISLMSFIVGAIIAQQGAFQLRNFGAEPYAVDLVGILVFRELAVLMTAIMIAGRSGSAITAELGSMKMQEEIDALKVMGFSPVSVLVFPRLVALVFALPLLTVIADLAALLGAACVLLAYSGIPFGAFMDRLSESVTVSTFFVGLIKAPFMAMVIGIIASVEGMKVEGSSESLGARVTSSVVKAIFVVIVLDGFFAIFYAAINF; encoded by the coding sequence ATGGCAGAAAAACAAAAATATAAGCCCGATAATGCGGCAAATCCAAGCGTTACGAGTGAGAGCCAAAATGGTGTAACAACCATAACATTAGGTGGTCATTGGACAACGCACACCATTTATTTAGTTGATAAGGAAATGCGCGCGCTTGAAAAAACAGGTACCCAAAGTGCAGTTCTTTCATTAAGTAATATTGATGGACTTGATACGGGTGGCGCATGGTTGATTGAGCGTCTTGCTTATCGCCTTCACAATAATCGGTGTCAGGTGACAATTGAAGGAGCACAGCCAGGCTGGGAATCCTTGCTAAAATCTGTTGGTGCCGCAGTCCCCTCGCAAGACGAGATTAAGAAGCCCAATAGAGACAACCCGCTGATTAGAACCGTTGGTGGCCTAGGTCGTGTTATGGTCAGCGGCTTTAGCGATTTTATGATGGCTATGAATATTTTAGGTGCTACCTTGGCTGGGCCGCAAGGTAAGCGTGCGGATGGACGTACCAGCATCAATTTTACGGCTATTGTTGCGCAAGTTCAAAAAATGGGCGTTGGCGCGATTCCAATTATTTCGCTCATGTCATTTATTGTTGGCGCAATCATCGCCCAGCAAGGTGCATTCCAATTGAGAAATTTTGGTGCGGAACCCTATGCTGTTGATCTTGTGGGTATTCTCGTTTTTAGAGAATTGGCCGTATTAATGACTGCCATTATGATCGCTGGTCGTTCTGGTAGTGCAATTACAGCCGAGCTTGGCTCGATGAAAATGCAAGAGGAAATAGATGCTTTGAAGGTTATGGGATTTAGCCCTGTTAGCGTCTTAGTATTTCCGCGATTGGTTGCTTTAGTCTTTGCCTTGCCATTATTAACAGTAATCGCTGATTTGGCCGCCCTTTTAGGAGCGGCTTGTGTATTGTTAGCTTATTCAGGGATACCATTTGGCGCCTTTATGGATCGCCTTTCAGAGTCGGTCACCGTAAGCACTTTTTTTGTTGGCCTTATTAAAGCACCCTTTATGGCAATGGTAATCGGTATTATTGCATCGGTTGAAGGCATGAAGGTTGAGGGCAGCTCAGAATCTCTTGGTGCTAGAGTAACGTCGTCCGTGGTTAAAGCCATTTTTGTGGTTATTGTGTTGGATGGATTCTTTGCAATTTTCTATGCAGCGATCAACTTTTAA
- a CDS encoding MlaD family protein gives MSFRSRIINFIKINLTYARLVALVSITMLPACSFETDKGTLNIVAQIVSFGDGVIKAFQLATEDEPQFHVLDISFPATQIGINSGAAVYLNHIRIGTVKEIFAENEKTTTVVRVAINSKYHVSRSTVAHLSFQGLTGMCQIELSNSDKSDEDVVKADSKQGLITQIIVNKNFENPCK, from the coding sequence ATGAGTTTTAGATCGCGCATAATTAATTTTATAAAAATAAATTTAACTTATGCGCGATTAGTCGCCTTGGTATCAATTACAATGTTACCTGCATGCAGCTTTGAAACAGATAAGGGGACATTAAACATTGTCGCCCAAATCGTTTCATTTGGCGATGGGGTAATAAAAGCTTTTCAATTGGCAACTGAAGACGAACCGCAATTTCACGTTCTGGATATTAGTTTTCCTGCAACGCAGATAGGAATAAATAGCGGGGCAGCTGTTTATCTCAATCATATACGTATCGGGACAGTTAAAGAAATTTTTGCCGAAAATGAAAAGACAACTACTGTTGTTAGAGTTGCGATAAATTCAAAATATCATGTTTCACGTTCAACAGTAGCTCATTTAAGCTTTCAGGGACTAACTGGTATGTGTCAGATTGAATTAAGCAATAGTGATAAAAGTGATGAAGATGTTGTGAAAGCTGATTCAAAGCAAGGATTAATAACGCAAATTATTGTAAATAAAAATTTTGAAAATCCTTGTAAGTGA
- a CDS encoding ABC transporter ATP-binding protein encodes MNKSNHQAPITKPAPDNAIISVRDVTVRFGTKTVLDGLDLDIQRGEILGFIGPSGAGKSVLMRTILGLNSKESGQINILGKNIDVISDREKTQIDMRMGVLFQHGALFSALTVLENIRIPMQQYLRMPPKLMNELARMKIELVGLEADAADKYPSELSGGMIKRAALARALALDPHIVFLDEPTSGLDPIGAADFDELIADLRDTMGLTVYMVTHDLDSLYSICDRVAVLGGKKVAAEGTIEDMLESDLPWIKSYFHGKRSRSISTDSSRRRKGAKTEANI; translated from the coding sequence ATGAATAAATCTAATCACCAAGCACCAATAACGAAACCCGCGCCGGATAACGCGATTATTTCTGTGCGCGATGTAACCGTGCGTTTTGGAACTAAAACTGTTCTTGATGGTTTAGACTTAGATATTCAGCGTGGGGAGATTCTTGGGTTTATTGGTCCTTCTGGCGCAGGAAAATCAGTTTTAATGCGCACTATTCTTGGGTTAAATTCCAAAGAATCAGGACAAATTAATATTTTAGGAAAAAATATTGATGTAATAAGCGATAGGGAAAAAACGCAAATTGATATGCGCATGGGTGTATTATTCCAACACGGGGCATTGTTTTCGGCCCTTACTGTATTGGAAAATATTCGTATTCCCATGCAACAATATTTACGCATGCCGCCCAAACTTATGAATGAATTAGCGCGCATGAAAATTGAGCTCGTGGGTTTAGAGGCTGATGCGGCCGACAAATACCCATCAGAATTATCTGGTGGTATGATAAAACGTGCAGCTCTTGCACGCGCATTGGCCCTAGACCCGCATATTGTATTTCTTGATGAGCCGACATCGGGTCTTGACCCAATTGGTGCGGCTGATTTTGATGAACTTATTGCTGATTTACGTGATACAATGGGGCTTACCGTTTACATGGTAACCCATGATCTTGACAGTCTTTACTCTATTTGTGATCGCGTAGCGGTTTTAGGTGGCAAAAAGGTTGCAGCAGAAGGAACAATTGAGGATATGCTTGAAAGTGATCTTCCTTGGATTAAATCATATTTCCATGGCAAGCGTTCACGCAGCATAAGTACCGATTCATCCCGGCGCCGTAAAGGGGCAAAGACGGAGGCAAATATTTAA
- a CDS encoding ABC-type transport auxiliary lipoprotein family protein: MKKPIGLGILLATIGLAGCSTVTVKQTFDLSTANLAVVNQSNVVKRKPVQILIANPSALKALDGQDIMVQSNGASISYLKDSQWADRLPNLVQARLVQAFEDTRKLAGVGRPGDGLAINYQIISDIRIFGINSAQSPEKADVEIAVKILDDRTGNVRATQIFKAQSPVHGTGNDAYAKALEAAFSEVTSQIVNWTLTKV; encoded by the coding sequence ATGAAAAAGCCTATTGGTTTAGGTATTTTGCTTGCTACTATTGGTTTAGCAGGATGTTCAACTGTTACTGTTAAGCAAACCTTTGATCTTTCGACTGCAAATTTGGCAGTTGTTAATCAATCAAACGTTGTAAAGCGTAAACCGGTTCAGATTCTTATTGCCAATCCATCTGCATTAAAGGCACTTGATGGTCAAGATATCATGGTGCAAAGCAATGGTGCGTCAATTTCTTATTTGAAAGATTCACAATGGGCAGACCGGTTGCCAAATCTTGTGCAAGCTCGTCTTGTTCAAGCTTTTGAAGATACCAGAAAGCTTGCAGGGGTAGGTCGCCCTGGTGACGGTCTTGCTATTAATTATCAAATCATCAGCGATATTCGCATATTTGGTATTAATTCTGCCCAAAGTCCAGAAAAGGCTGATGTTGAGATTGCTGTGAAAATACTTGATGACCGCACTGGTAATGTTCGTGCGACCCAAATATTCAAAGCTCAAAGCCCTGTTCATGGCACGGGTAACGATGCCTATGCAAAAGCATTAGAGGCTGCTTTTTCTGAAGTAACTTCACAAATCGTTAATTGGACCTTAACTAAGGTTTAA
- a CDS encoding MlaD family protein — METKASYVLVGSFTLATLAAAFAIILYFGQYFDNRNLVPLDVRIPGSVTGLGASSAVLFNGIKVGTVRRLVLDETNPNVVIAKTEINATTPITRSTQATLGFQGLTGLAFIELKGGSIDEDNLLKSAESVGATALIDADPSTINNLLATAQDIFARANEALTQLEGFIHDARGPLTETAKNAQAFSKTLVDNRDDIDKIITDTREMMARLSNASQKTDAIMAKLDNMLSPDNKNSVVVQAQETLASIKQTSDTLNAHIKPIANNVERFSGQGLRNIEALVNDSRVSVQRIERALTDLEKNPQQILFGSGSSVPQYDGRNRR; from the coding sequence ATGGAAACCAAAGCAAGTTATGTATTGGTTGGAAGCTTCACGCTGGCCACATTAGCAGCAGCGTTTGCAATCATTCTATATTTCGGACAATATTTCGATAATCGCAATTTGGTGCCACTGGATGTACGTATTCCAGGCTCGGTTACTGGTCTTGGTGCAAGTAGCGCTGTATTGTTTAATGGTATCAAAGTGGGTACAGTGCGCCGGCTTGTGCTTGACGAAACCAACCCAAATGTCGTTATCGCTAAAACTGAGATTAACGCAACTACTCCAATTACACGTTCGACGCAAGCAACCCTTGGCTTTCAAGGCTTAACTGGTCTTGCATTTATCGAACTTAAGGGTGGTAGCATTGATGAAGATAATTTGTTGAAGTCCGCAGAATCTGTTGGTGCTACAGCACTAATTGATGCCGACCCATCAACAATTAACAATCTTCTCGCAACCGCTCAGGATATTTTTGCTCGCGCCAACGAAGCCTTAACACAACTTGAAGGTTTTATTCATGACGCACGTGGTCCACTCACTGAAACAGCAAAAAATGCGCAAGCTTTTAGCAAAACATTAGTTGATAATCGCGATGATATTGATAAGATTATAACTGATACGCGTGAAATGATGGCACGCCTTAGTAACGCCTCCCAAAAAACTGATGCAATCATGGCAAAGTTAGATAATATGCTATCGCCTGATAATAAAAATTCAGTTGTTGTTCAGGCACAAGAAACACTAGCTTCTATTAAGCAAACGTCTGATACATTAAACGCTCACATCAAACCAATTGCTAACAATGTTGAGCGTTTTTCAGGGCAGGGGCTTCGTAATATCGAAGCGCTGGTTAATGACAGCCGTGTTTCAGTTCAACGCATTGAACGCGCTTTAACCGACCTTGAGAAAAATCCGCAACAAATCTTGTTCGGTAGTGGTAGCAGCGTGCCACAATATGATGGACGCAACCGCCGATGA
- the trpS gene encoding tryptophan--tRNA ligase — MAGFDPLVFSGVQPTGNLQLGNYLGAIKRWVELQQSYNCVYCVVDMHALTVNPDPAELIKNTREVAAAFIASGIDPEKHIIFNQSRVYQHAELAWVFNCVARMGWMSRMTQFKDKAGKDRENASLGLFAYPSLMAADILVYRATHVPVGEDQKQHLELTRDIAQKFNNDYSARIGELNVGVDMQIGDKSINGFFPMAEPLIGETSMRIMSLRDGTKKMSKSDPSDMSRINLIDTADDIAKKIRKAKTDIEPLPELVDGLKDRPEANNLVGIYAALAGMEKQDVLAQFAGKQFSEFKPQLADLAVSQLEPIATNLRRLNNEPAYIDAVLKKGGERASEIAEKTMKSVRDIVGFLQNG; from the coding sequence ATGGCTGGCTTTGATCCACTCGTGTTTTCTGGTGTACAACCAACAGGAAACTTGCAACTTGGGAATTACCTAGGAGCAATTAAGCGTTGGGTAGAATTGCAACAAAGCTATAATTGTGTATATTGCGTCGTTGATATGCATGCCTTAACGGTAAATCCGGATCCTGCTGAGCTTATTAAAAATACTCGTGAAGTTGCAGCGGCATTTATTGCTTCGGGCATTGATCCTGAAAAGCATATTATTTTCAATCAAAGCCGTGTTTACCAACATGCCGAACTTGCTTGGGTTTTTAATTGTGTTGCGCGTATGGGCTGGATGAGCCGCATGACGCAATTTAAAGATAAGGCTGGCAAAGATCGTGAAAACGCATCGCTTGGTTTATTTGCTTATCCAAGCTTAATGGCTGCTGATATTCTTGTTTACCGCGCAACCCATGTGCCGGTTGGTGAAGACCAGAAGCAGCATTTAGAACTTACACGCGACATTGCACAAAAGTTTAACAATGATTATTCGGCACGGATCGGCGAACTCAATGTTGGCGTTGATATGCAAATTGGTGATAAAAGCATAAATGGGTTTTTTCCAATGGCAGAACCGCTCATCGGTGAAACTTCAATGCGGATCATGTCTTTGCGTGATGGTACTAAGAAAATGTCGAAATCTGATCCATCTGATATGTCGCGCATTAATCTTATTGATACTGCCGATGACATTGCAAAAAAAATTCGTAAGGCAAAAACTGATATAGAACCTTTGCCAGAGTTGGTTGATGGTTTAAAAGACCGGCCCGAGGCTAATAACCTCGTCGGTATTTATGCCGCGCTTGCTGGTATGGAAAAACAAGATGTTCTAGCGCAGTTTGCTGGCAAGCAATTTTCAGAATTTAAGCCGCAACTTGCTGATTTGGCTGTTAGCCAATTGGAACCGATTGCTACCAATTTACGTCGTCTTAATAATGAGCCTGCATATATTGATGCGGTTTTGAAAAAGGGCGGGGAACGCGCCAGTGAAATTGCTGAAAAAACAATGAAATCTGTACGCGACATTGTTGGCTTTTTACAAAACGGATAA